The proteins below come from a single bacterium genomic window:
- a CDS encoding PaREP1 family protein → MDNLKAKQYVDQADKYIGQGDKEIKNGDLRQAGEKYWGAATQILKAYCEMKGWPHDGHAKLFQDVGEISKELGDQKIREQFGLAGMLHINFYEGWLTKDDV, encoded by the coding sequence ATGGATAACCTTAAAGCAAAACAATATGTAGATCAGGCAGATAAATACATCGGACAAGGTGATAAAGAGATTAAGAATGGCGACTTGCGTCAGGCTGGAGAGAAATATTGGGGTGCAGCCACCCAAATCCTGAAGGCTTATTGTGAAATGAAGGGCTGGCCGCATGATGGCCATGCCAAGCTGTTTCAAGATGTAGGAGAGATATCTAAAGAACTGGGTGACCAAAAGATAAGGGAACAGTTCGGTTTGGCAGGTATGTTACATATAAATTTTTACGAAGGCTGGCTTACCAAGGATGATGTCTAA